DNA sequence from the Moorena sp. SIOASIH genome:
AAACTGTAGTCGTTACGGCGATAGTGTATTAGGAAACCTAAGAGCTACCCATCGGATGCTGCGAAACTCTAAAGACAAGTCTCAACTAGCCCTGGCATTTGCTCTATTTGGTACTACAGTTTTAAACCAATATGGTCTAGAAGACTTGCAACACCTATTTAATCCTTTCACCAATTTTGGTAATAGCAGTACCAGTAGCCGCCGTAGCCGTAGCGGTGGTAGCAGTAATAGCAGTAGCAGTGGCTGCGGTGGCGGTGGCTGCAGTGGCGGTGATAGTGGCTCCAGTGGCAGTGATAGCGGCTGCGGTGGCGGTAGCAGCTGCGGTGGCGGTAGCAGCTGCGGTGGCGGTAGCAGCTGTGGTGGTGGCTGTGGTGGTGGCTGCGGTGGCTGTGGTGGCTAAACAATTGGCGTTGCTGAATAATAGAATGGTGAAGCAAAAACCAGCTATCACTATTTCTTTGGGGAAGCGCCACCAGTAGATATTTGGGCACCCGCTGATCTTCATGTTAGTCAGGATATCAATTTTGTGCGGGTAAACCCTCAGCAGCACTGGATTTTACCTAAACTTAGTTGGTTTTGCCCCCCTGCCCCCCAATTTTTCGGTGCGACCCGTGGCGAATTTAATTCGCCACGGGTCGCACCTCTGCATCGCTTGTATAGTAAGCTTTCTGATTTTTTTACCCTGAAATTAGCCCATAGCAGGTACTGAAGAACCGTGGTTTTTCAACGGGGGTTTTCAAATTGTTATGCTCCTTTGCCTGTTTTAGCCCATTCAAACTTTTTGAATGGGGTATCGAGTGGTGTTTTTGCAACATGATTGGTGTAATTACTCATCACCTTTTGTCCAATGCCCAAAATGACCAATAAGACATGCTCGTGTGAATAACCCGCAGCAAAAAACTCAGATAATTCTGATTCGCTCACTTCACCCCGTTTCCGAACCATAGAAAGCACAAATGTACGCAGAGCCTCAAGCTTGGTATCAGCAAGCGGTGTTTCGTTTCGGAGCGCATTGGTGATATTTTCATCAACGCCCATCATGTTGGCTATATTTGTATGTGCCGGCACACAAAAGAGACAACTGTGTTCGACATTGATCGATTGCCAGATTACTGTAAGTTCTTCTTTTGAGAGAATAGAAGATTGAAGGGCTTGATGTGCATCCAGATAAACGTTTAGAAGTGGTGGAGCGCCCGCCATGATTTTAAGCATACTGGGTACAAATCCGAATGACTTTTGAAGCGCAGCTAGTTTAGCTTGCGCGGCATCAGGAGCATTTTCTAGGGTATAGCGTGGAAAGTCTGTCATTTGTCTTATGTCCTTAATTCTTGATTTGAGTTTGTTGGGGTAACTTGTGGAGCTAGTGGCAGCTGTCACCATGTTTTATGGCGGCGTTACTCAGTGGCTGCAATGCTTCTAATTCGGTCTTCTGGCGCAATAGACTCAAACATCTGCTTAGCCTTCTCGATTGTTGCTCGGTCCGAAATTGTTGGATGACCAGTCTTGAAAGGAGGCTCCGGGTTGTACTCCAGGATCATCTCAGTCATCTGGCCCAGTTCCTTGCCAGCAAGTTGACCCACCATGGTCAGACCTATATCAACACCGGCAGTCATTCCTCCACCCGTGCAACGATTTCGATCTATCACAACCCGTTCGTGAACTGGAATTGCACCAAAGGCATCAAGGGTGTCGATGACAGCCCAATGTGCTGCAGCTCGATATCCCTTGAGCAAACCGGCCTTAGCCAACAACAGCGGGCCAGTGCAAACTCCAACCAACCAGCCTGCTCTTTCACCCTGAAGAGCGACAAAGTCGATCGACTCCTTGTCTTCAAGAATGTCAATGGATGGCTTTCCGCCACCTGGAACGAGCAGGACGTCGGGCTGTTGCGACGCATTCTTAAAGTTGCGATTAGCAACCATTACTACTCCCGAATCAGTCGAGATTGGGCCTTCAACTTTGGCAACAAACTCCGTCTTCGCCCCGGGAATCATTGCTAGCGGTTGAAGCGCACCGACAAGGTCGATTAACGTGAAATCATGATAAATAAGTGATTGGATTAACATGGTAACTCTTTTGAAGTTGGTTAGAATTCCTGAGATCTGGATAAACAGGCGATTGAATTAGCAAAGGTTCAGTAGAATACACGCTGGCAACTGACCTATATGTATGTAGATTTTCTAGTCAAAAAAATATGTCAGTCGTGGATGAAAATCTTCAACGCTTGACCGACAATTTGGGGGTCGCCCTCGAGTCTCGCCAGTAACAATGAACCTTCCGCTGTACTAACGAATCTGAGTGCTCTGTTTTGAGCATCGGTTTCTCCCATTTCCACAAACTGCTTGGTGAGCCAGGCTTGAAAATCCTTGAAGTAGACAATAAGGCGACTTCTCACCGCTGGACTAACCGATTGTAATTCTGCCGCCATCATCCCACACATACAAAACTTGTGTTCATCAATGTAGGCTTGAATAGAATCGACCAGTGCTTGCAAGCGTTGCTGGGGCGTGTCAAGATTTTCGTCGAAAGCTTCAAAGGCAGCCCTATGGACTTTATGCATGCGTTCCACCAGGGCCAAAGCCAGGTCAGCCTTAGCCTTAAAGTGATAGTGTATGCTTGAATTCTTGATGCCGATTTCATCAGCCAAATCAAGATAGCTAAAGCCATTGAACCCTCTTGTTTGGGTCAAGCGCTCAGCCACATCAAGGATTTTTGTTCTCGTATCGCTCATGACAGCCATTGTATCGACCTACATGTCTGTAGAATAGCACAAGTAATTAAAAAAAGCAAAGTGGATCAAAAGTTTTTTTTGATGCAGGGATTTGGGCGTTGCTGAATAATAGAATGATCTTAAGAGTAGGTGCGCGCCTCCAAGGCCGCGAGGGATTGCTCGCGGCCTTGGGTCGCACCTGTAGAATGGGCATGTTGCCCGTCCCTTGATCTTGTCGAGCGGGCAAGATGCCCACTCTACTCCTATCCATTACTTGACTGACGCAACGTCTACTCTTCCCCCTGAGCCGAAGTTACCTATTCCAAACTTCAGCAATCCCAACCTCACTCTTGCTGTTTGTAATCACAAGAAGAATACTCAAGGGGCACAAACTCTAACCCGTACTCCTGGTTGGGACAAGGCACCACATGCACTAAGGTTCGTGACGGATTCTTACGATTACCGTTAGAGGGTTCAAACTCAATTTTTCCCGTTACCCCATCAGCACTAAAATCAGGACTTCTTAAGGTTTTCTGCATACCAATAGGTGTCGGATTCTTCTGTTTTTCGATAGCCGTAATCAACACACGAGTTGCATCATAGGATAAAGCAGACGAGGAAGTTAAGGAATTGAAAGATTTTCCCCATAAGGTTTGAGCATCTTGATTAACTTCTGGGTTAGCACTATTTACGTGATGCCAGGGCACAGACACCACAACCTTCTCGAATAGATCGGGCTGTCCAAGTGCTAGTGTTTTTGGCCTGGCGATTCCCCAGGAACCCACTATCACATTACGACCATTGTTTTCCTTGATCATATCGATAGCATGAGTGACAGCATTGGTGACTTGACCATCGGGAATTAAAACAATAGCTGTTTCCTGAGTTTGCCGGATTTCCTCTATTGCTTGCTTAGCCTTAAAGTTCGGCTGAGATATATCATAGTGTTTGATATTGACGAGTTCTCCTCCTTGCTTAGTAAACTGCTGTTTAAATTCTTGCCAGAACGAGTGAGTGAATGGACTGCGAGGATTGTAAAAACCCGCCGCTTTTTGGTGACCATTTTTAACCAAATAATCAACCAAAGATTTTGCTTCGATTTTAGTGGTAGCTACCGTCCGGAAGAAAAAGTCCCTAGGGTGCTCTGTTAATTCTTCCGTTGTGGAGCCAGAGGAGATTAACACTAGCTTATTACTATTATAAATATCCACAGTTTCCATAGTCATATCACTAGCATAGTGACCAACTACCCCTAGGATATCCCCTTCTTTGACTAGTGCTTTTGCCCTTTTGATTGCTTTTGAGCGGATATTGGCATCATCAGCAATAATAACTTTTAGACCCTTACCCTTGATCGATTTACCGTTTATAATATCCTTTCCTGGTAATTTGTCAGTAAAGTTGTTAGGGAGTTTGTCATCATCCTGAAAAAGTTCCAAGTTAACTTCTGTTTGAGCGTGAGCGATTCCTCGAAGAATTTCTTGAGCTAGCTCCCGATTTTTGACAGAGTCATCCTTGTTCCTAACGATGGGTACCGCCACCGCAATGGTGTAGTAATCTGATTTAGTAGCCTCTAAGAGGGCATTATTCTGATAAATTAACGTTTCTGGGTCTTTGTCTTCCTCTTGCCAGGATTTAGAGAAGAAATTAACAGCGTCTTGATAGTTAGTCTTGCTCCACCAACACCTCTGCCATCGTTGCCAAGTTTTTTGACTAAAAAGGGCTAAGTTATCTCTCCAGGGAGTCTGACATTCTGCCACAAATTCAACACCCCGTTGCTTGAAACGTGGAGCAGAGGTTGTATCCAGTATCTCTTCTCCAGAACTAATCTGATCTCCTAGCTTGTTAGGTTCTATGGCAAGTTGATAAATTCCGTAAATGCCAAAGAGCGCAACAGTCCCTAAGGCTAATTTTATCAAACGGTTAACAGATAGTTGTTTCTCTATAGGTGGTGTAGGTGCTTCCAATGATTCTGACACTGGCCAACACCAAGGTTTTGCTGTAGGGTGCTGATAAATCACCGGTAACCAAGTGGCGTAGGGTAATTCATGTTGTATCGATTCCAGTCTTTGCCTAGCTACTCTGACTGCTTGCTCAAGGGGTTTTCTTTTGGTAAATTCTGTCAGAAAGAACTCCAGGAATTTATGAGCAACCTGATCAGGAATCGGCTCCTTCATAATAATAACTTGTGGAATTTGTAGCTCAGCCAGGGCATTGCCTAAGCCTAAACCATCACAGCTATTAAATATCGCTAACTTCAAGGCATTTTTAATCGCCGTTATTAGGGCATGTTTTAACTCATCAATGGTTAAGCTATCCGTGTCATTAATATAAATCCGACCTGTTGTCCGATGTCTTTTTCTCTCGCTAGAACTATGACCCGCAAAAAAGAGGATATGCCATCCAAGGGCATCCCGCAGGGAAGCTTCTAACTGCTCTCGTGTAGGCTTTACCAGAAACTCAAGTAACGAGTCTTTACCAATTAATTGCTGCAAGTGTTGTTTATCTTTGTCAATATCAATTCCCTTACTGTTACCGAGAATCGCTAATACTCTTACCTGGTCTTTAGGAGGGTTTGCTGTAATTGTCTCGTACTCCAGAGGACTTAAGGTAATTTCAACCGAGTCATGATCGTTCCAAAAATCCCACAGGTGCCATGGGAGTCGCTGAAGCTGAGGATTATCGGTCTGAATCATCACCCTAGTATGGGTTTTCGTATCTGTATTGCTTCTCAACTGTGCTGCTAATTTATCCCTGATCCGACGAAAGCCATGATTTGAGTTAAGCCATTGGTTAAGACTTCTGTTCAACTCATCAGCAAATTGGTCACATTCTTGTTTAGAACAGCGGTATATTTTTCTGGGCTTTAAGCGGGGATTTCGGTAAATATATTCTAAATTATGATATCGTCGCTGCCAATTAGTGTAAAGTTGAGCAATGTCAGGATTTGGTGCTAACTGAGTACTAATTCTCCCTTCAGCTAACTGACCCTCAGGTCTCCATTCAAAGGTGACCCAAATGTCACGCTCCAGATCACCAATAAGTCTTAACACAACTACCTTAATCATTATGGTATTCCTTTATAACTTAACGACATTAGACAACAAAATACTCAGTGAATATAGCCTCCTCTAAGGCTACTTTTAGAGTAAACTCTTCTTGGCGTTCACCAATAAAACCATTGCTGATAATAGTATCATTAATCCCAGCAGATACTTCCGAAAAAATTTCTCCTGATTCATCAATCACCATCAGCTTGAGACCAAGGGGTAGATGGTCACTACCACGAGCATACACTTGTATGTCTATATCAATCTCTTGCTCGGATTCTTGAGTGACAGTAACTACTAAATCCATGGGATAACTAACCGGTTTTGTCTCCAAAGTGATGGATTTAGCTGCTGTAAATCTAGGTCTCCTAAAACGAAAAGCTGGCTGGGGTGCTGAGGGAGATTTTTGGGTTTTAACCCTTTGCCAACCTTTGTCACAAATCTGGTTAAACCATTGGCTCAAGTTGACACATTGGCTGAGGGTTTCGATACGTTCCAGGAAATCTTCCAGAGACCCTAACTCAGATAGAGGTAACTCCTGAGTTTTTGAGGTTTTAATAAATCCTAGTAGGGTTGCTTCTGTAAGAGATTCGTTTAGTTGTACAGCCATATAACCAATCCGATGCTCCCAGACAACAGGGGGAATCTTAATCACCTGGGATTGAGGTAGTACAGGTAGACACTCTAGTTTACCGAGATTGTTGAGATATAAATCTGCTATATCTCCCAGAGTTGGGATTACTGGAGTCAAGCTAGAACTGTTGGAAAAATCTGTATCAATTCCCATACACTGACAGTAAAAATTCATAGCATAGACAGCTAAGGTATTGAGATAAACTTGTTTGCCTTGATCAGGATTAGATTGCTGTCTCCGGAACTTTTCTGCCAAGCGATGGGCTGAAGGGGTTAGGGCAACTTTGAAAGTTAACTTTTCTTGTGTATTGTTCATGGTATTGTTGATATAGCAAAGGGAACAGGGAACAGGGAACAGGGAACAGGGAGTAGGGAGTACGGAGTACGGAGCAGGGAACAGGGAGCAGGGAGCAGGGAGCAGGGAGCAGGGAGCAATTAAGAGTAGTAACAAAAATATTTAATCAAAATAGTCTTTTAACTGAGTAGAAAAATTCCTTAAACAACGGTCGTGAAATCCACTCAGAGTCTGCAGGGGAATTCCTAAAATAGATTCTAATTCTTTCCAAGTGTATC
Encoded proteins:
- a CDS encoding DJ-1/PfpI family protein codes for the protein MLIQSLIYHDFTLIDLVGALQPLAMIPGAKTEFVAKVEGPISTDSGVVMVANRNFKNASQQPDVLLVPGGGKPSIDILEDKESIDFVALQGERAGWLVGVCTGPLLLAKAGLLKGYRAAAHWAVIDTLDAFGAIPVHERVVIDRNRCTGGGMTAGVDIGLTMVGQLAGKELGQMTEMILEYNPEPPFKTGHPTISDRATIEKAKQMFESIAPEDRIRSIAATE
- a CDS encoding TetR/AcrR family transcriptional regulator, with amino-acid sequence MAVMSDTRTKILDVAERLTQTRGFNGFSYLDLADEIGIKNSSIHYHFKAKADLALALVERMHKVHRAAFEAFDENLDTPQQRLQALVDSIQAYIDEHKFCMCGMMAAELQSVSPAVRSRLIVYFKDFQAWLTKQFVEMGETDAQNRALRFVSTAEGSLLLARLEGDPQIVGQALKIFIHD
- a CDS encoding ABC transporter substrate-binding protein — translated: MIKVVVLRLIGDLERDIWVTFEWRPEGQLAEGRISTQLAPNPDIAQLYTNWQRRYHNLEYIYRNPRLKPRKIYRCSKQECDQFADELNRSLNQWLNSNHGFRRIRDKLAAQLRSNTDTKTHTRVMIQTDNPQLQRLPWHLWDFWNDHDSVEITLSPLEYETITANPPKDQVRVLAILGNSKGIDIDKDKQHLQQLIGKDSLLEFLVKPTREQLEASLRDALGWHILFFAGHSSSERKRHRTTGRIYINDTDSLTIDELKHALITAIKNALKLAIFNSCDGLGLGNALAELQIPQVIIMKEPIPDQVAHKFLEFFLTEFTKRKPLEQAVRVARQRLESIQHELPYATWLPVIYQHPTAKPWCWPVSESLEAPTPPIEKQLSVNRLIKLALGTVALFGIYGIYQLAIEPNKLGDQISSGEEILDTTSAPRFKQRGVEFVAECQTPWRDNLALFSQKTWQRWQRCWWSKTNYQDAVNFFSKSWQEEDKDPETLIYQNNALLEATKSDYYTIAVAVPIVRNKDDSVKNRELAQEILRGIAHAQTEVNLELFQDDDKLPNNFTDKLPGKDIINGKSIKGKGLKVIIADDANIRSKAIKRAKALVKEGDILGVVGHYASDMTMETVDIYNSNKLVLISSGSTTEELTEHPRDFFFRTVATTKIEAKSLVDYLVKNGHQKAAGFYNPRSPFTHSFWQEFKQQFTKQGGELVNIKHYDISQPNFKAKQAIEEIRQTQETAIVLIPDGQVTNAVTHAIDMIKENNGRNVIVGSWGIARPKTLALGQPDLFEKVVVSVPWHHVNSANPEVNQDAQTLWGKSFNSLTSSSALSYDATRVLITAIEKQKNPTPIGMQKTLRSPDFSADGVTGKIEFEPSNGNRKNPSRTLVHVVPCPNQEYGLEFVPLEYSSCDYKQQE
- a CDS encoding DUF1822 family protein; the encoded protein is MLLLLIAPCSLLPAPCSLFPAPYSVLPTPCSLFPVPCSLCYINNTMNNTQEKLTFKVALTPSAHRLAEKFRRQQSNPDQGKQVYLNTLAVYAMNFYCQCMGIDTDFSNSSSLTPVIPTLGDIADLYLNNLGKLECLPVLPQSQVIKIPPVVWEHRIGYMAVQLNESLTEATLLGFIKTSKTQELPLSELGSLEDFLERIETLSQCVNLSQWFNQICDKGWQRVKTQKSPSAPQPAFRFRRPRFTAAKSITLETKPVSYPMDLVVTVTQESEQEIDIDIQVYARGSDHLPLGLKLMVIDESGEIFSEVSAGINDTIISNGFIGERQEEFTLKVALEEAIFTEYFVV